One segment of Coffea arabica cultivar ET-39 chromosome 7c, Coffea Arabica ET-39 HiFi, whole genome shotgun sequence DNA contains the following:
- the LOC113698971 gene encoding pentatricopeptide repeat-containing protein At3g29290 isoform X2: MVGVSRHPPAIGISSNGFTQQPCLSVWKAGQSRYQYCPTPCSKFGRNKSSVNNIKGLDMVPVSDSWYTCFRAATPSIRRLSVLISEHVTCKVGSFEHDLVRDEQKAFSIAKESKQLNESSLEQNVPSQESLLGREDLLLQEAGGCAESSGVSEGTVYPLHSRLLYLEERNEEMLSRRLLKLCRLNKVRSAFQLYKSMEFLGLRPNSHACNSMVSCLLRNDMIDDALRIFYSMKARGETTGHTCSLILKAVADARGCDTALSMFEELERNKNVNKSFDAIVYNTMLSAFSKANDWVQTENIWRRMQHNGHSGTTVTYRLLVCTFVRCGLNELAIDAYHEMLWNGLTPGEDAMHAIIGACVKEGKWDLALTVFQNMLKCGLKPNLIACNALLNSLGKAGKLNLAFKVYDAMKSLGHAPDAYTCNALLGALNKVNQHADAIQLFENIRREQISVLSLQVYHTVLMSYQKLGLWERALQLLWQMEASEMHLTSAPYNLVIGACEVAKQPKVALQIYDHMVHQKCSPDIFTLLSLIRSCIWGSLWDKVEHILNNPPSGYLYNAAVQGLFLRGNIDFGMRLYAKMKELNLNVDGKTRAMVLQNLSKDPRRV; encoded by the exons ATGGTTGGGGTATCGAGGCATCCACCAGCAATTGGGATTTCTTCAAATGGTTTTACTCAGCAGCCCTGTTTGTCAGTTTGGAAAGCGGGCCAATCCAGGTATCAGTATTGCCCCACCCCTTGTTCCAAATTTGGACGAAACAAAAGCTCAGTCAACAATATTAAGGGCCTTGATATGGTGCCTGTGTCCGACAGCTGGTATACGTGCTTCAGAGCTGCAACACCCAGCATACGGAGGTTGAGTGTACTAATCTCTGAACATGTAACTTGCAAGGTTGGTAGTTTTGAGCATGACTTGGTCCGTGATGAACAAAAGGCCTTTTCCATTGCTAAAGAAAGCAAACAGTTGAATGAGAGTTCTCTTGAACAGAATGTTCCTTCTCAGGAGAGTTTGTTGGGTCGCGAGGATTTGCTTCTTCAGGAGGCTGGAGGTTGTGCAGAAAGTTCAGGAGTTTCTGAAGGGACTGTGTATCCGCTTCATAGTAGGCTTCTTTACTTGGAGGAAAGGAATGAAGAGATGCTATCAAGAAGGCTCTTGAAGCTTTGCAGACTAAACAAAGTTAGAAGTGCCTTTCAGTTGTACAAGTCCATGGAATTTTTGGGTCTTCGGCCTAATTCTCATGCGTGCAATTCTATGGTATCCTGTCTCTTGAGGAATGACATGATTGATGATGCCTTGAGGATTTTTTATTCCATGAAGGCCAGGGGAGAGACTACTGGGCATACTTGCAGCTTAATTCTGAAAGCTGTTGCTGATGCTAGGGGCTGTGATACCGCATTAAGCATGTTTGAGGaattagaaagaaacaaaaatgtgAATAAATCTTTTGATGCAATTGTTTATAACACAATGCTATCAGCCTTTAGCAAAGCAAATGATTGGGTACAGACTGAGAATATTTGGAGAAGAATGCAACACAATGGTCATTCAGGAACTACAGTCACCTACCGCCTGCTAGTTTGCACATTTGTGCGTTGTGGCCTGAATGAACTAGCAATAGATGCCTATCATGAGATGCTTTGGAATGGATTGACACCTGGTGAGGATGCAATGCATGCTATTATTGGAGCATGTGTGAAGGAGGGGAAGTGGGATTTGGCACTAACTGTGTTCCAGAATATGCTTAAATGTGGACTGAAACCAAATTTAATTGCATGTAATGCATTACTCAACTCCCTTGGGAAAGCTGGTAAATTGAACCTTGCTTTCAAGGTTTATGATGCCATGAAATCTTTGGGTCATGCACCTGATGCATATACATGCAATGCGCTGCTTGGTGCCTTGAACAAAGTAAACCAACATGCTGATGCAATTCAGCTCTTTGAAAATATTAGAAGGGAGCAAATTTCTGTTCTCAGTTTACAAGTGTATCATACTGTTCTGATGTCTTATCAGAAGTTAGGGTTGTGGGAGAGAGCTTTGCAGCTGCTATGGCAGATGGAAGCTTCAGAAATGCATCTTACTAGTGCACCATATAACCTTGTTATTGGTGCTTGTGAGGTTGCAAAGCAGCCGAAGGTTGCGTTGCAGATTTATGACCACATGGTTCATCAGAAATGCTCTCCGGACATATTCACTCTATTATCACTGATCAGAAGTTGCATTTGGGGTTCTCTGTGGGATAAAGTCGAGCACATACTAAAT AACCCACCAAGTGGATATTTATACAATGCTGCTGTTCAAGGGTTGTTTTTAAGAGGAaatattgattttggaatgaGACTGTACGCGAAAATGAAAGAGTTGAATCTCAACGTTGATGGAAAAACACGTGCTATGGTGCTGCAAAACCTTTCAAAAGATCCAAGAAGGGTATAG
- the LOC140010369 gene encoding uncharacterized protein isoform X1 — protein MDAEMEGEESEGSRGGKVMEGVASIALLPSGSISGHFIQLPNSLCLGLRGTELACERECSRGEDYRLIRLTVTDFNSGREKDVVVECRGHDAARMCNVDHAHGWEKDVVGMLEPKEGKHKIIISFECETLKADEAAEDHIKKFMPKLAGMDAVVNIGRMKIVGLDFDAEAKEQQVL, from the exons ATGG ATGCAGAAATGGAAGGAGAAGAAAGTGAAGGAAGTAGGGGAGGGAAGGTTATGGAAGGAGTAGCGTCAATAGCGCTGTTGCCAAGTGGGTCCATCTCAGGCCACTTCATTCAGCTTCCCAACTCTCTCTGCCTTGGCCTCCGTGGCACTG AGTTAGCCTGTGAAAGAGAATGCAGCAGGGGAGAGGACTACCGCTTGATCAGGCTCACCGTTACAGACTTCAAT AGTGGAAGGGAGAAGGACGTGGTGGTGGAATGCAGAGGGCATGATGCTGCCAGAATGTGTAATGTTGATCATGCTCATGG GTGGGAAAAGGACGTTGTGGGTATGCTTGAACCAAAGGAGGGGAAGCACAAGATTATTATTTCTTTCGAGTGTGAGACTTTGAAAGCTGATGAAGCAGCAGAGGACCACATCAAGAAGTTCATGCCGAAATTAGCTGGGATGGATGCCGTTG TTAACATCGGCCGGATGAAAATCGTTGGTTTGGACTTTGATGCGGAAGCTAAGGAGCAGCAGGTTCTTTAA
- the LOC113698971 gene encoding pentatricopeptide repeat-containing protein At3g29290 isoform X1, with product MVGVSRHPPAIGISSNGFTQQPCLSVWKAGQSRYQYCPTPCSKFGRNKSSVNNIKGLDMVPVSDSWYTCFRAATPSIRRLSVLISEHVTCKVGSFEHDLVRDEQKAFSIAKESKQLNESSLEQNVPSQESLLGREDLLLQEAGGCAESSGVSEGTVYPLHSRLLYLEERNEEMLSRRLLKLCRLNKVRSAFQLYKSMEFLGLRPNSHACNSMVSCLLRNDMIDDALRIFYSMKARGETTGHTCSLILKAVADARGCDTALSMFEELERNKNVNKSFDAIVYNTMLSAFSKANDWVQTENIWRRMQHNGHSGTTVTYRLLVCTFVRCGLNELAIDAYHEMLWNGLTPGEDAMHAIIGACVKEGKWDLALTVFQNMLKCGLKPNLIACNALLNSLGKAGKLNLAFKVYDAMKSLGHAPDAYTCNALLGALNKVNQHADAIQLFENIRREQISVLSLQVYHTVLMSYQKLGLWERALQLLWQMEASEMHLTSAPYNLVIGACEVAKQPKVALQIYDHMVHQKCSPDIFTLLSLIRSCIWGSLWDKVEHILNQNPPSGYLYNAAVQGLFLRGNIDFGMRLYAKMKELNLNVDGKTRAMVLQNLSKDPRRV from the exons ATGGTTGGGGTATCGAGGCATCCACCAGCAATTGGGATTTCTTCAAATGGTTTTACTCAGCAGCCCTGTTTGTCAGTTTGGAAAGCGGGCCAATCCAGGTATCAGTATTGCCCCACCCCTTGTTCCAAATTTGGACGAAACAAAAGCTCAGTCAACAATATTAAGGGCCTTGATATGGTGCCTGTGTCCGACAGCTGGTATACGTGCTTCAGAGCTGCAACACCCAGCATACGGAGGTTGAGTGTACTAATCTCTGAACATGTAACTTGCAAGGTTGGTAGTTTTGAGCATGACTTGGTCCGTGATGAACAAAAGGCCTTTTCCATTGCTAAAGAAAGCAAACAGTTGAATGAGAGTTCTCTTGAACAGAATGTTCCTTCTCAGGAGAGTTTGTTGGGTCGCGAGGATTTGCTTCTTCAGGAGGCTGGAGGTTGTGCAGAAAGTTCAGGAGTTTCTGAAGGGACTGTGTATCCGCTTCATAGTAGGCTTCTTTACTTGGAGGAAAGGAATGAAGAGATGCTATCAAGAAGGCTCTTGAAGCTTTGCAGACTAAACAAAGTTAGAAGTGCCTTTCAGTTGTACAAGTCCATGGAATTTTTGGGTCTTCGGCCTAATTCTCATGCGTGCAATTCTATGGTATCCTGTCTCTTGAGGAATGACATGATTGATGATGCCTTGAGGATTTTTTATTCCATGAAGGCCAGGGGAGAGACTACTGGGCATACTTGCAGCTTAATTCTGAAAGCTGTTGCTGATGCTAGGGGCTGTGATACCGCATTAAGCATGTTTGAGGaattagaaagaaacaaaaatgtgAATAAATCTTTTGATGCAATTGTTTATAACACAATGCTATCAGCCTTTAGCAAAGCAAATGATTGGGTACAGACTGAGAATATTTGGAGAAGAATGCAACACAATGGTCATTCAGGAACTACAGTCACCTACCGCCTGCTAGTTTGCACATTTGTGCGTTGTGGCCTGAATGAACTAGCAATAGATGCCTATCATGAGATGCTTTGGAATGGATTGACACCTGGTGAGGATGCAATGCATGCTATTATTGGAGCATGTGTGAAGGAGGGGAAGTGGGATTTGGCACTAACTGTGTTCCAGAATATGCTTAAATGTGGACTGAAACCAAATTTAATTGCATGTAATGCATTACTCAACTCCCTTGGGAAAGCTGGTAAATTGAACCTTGCTTTCAAGGTTTATGATGCCATGAAATCTTTGGGTCATGCACCTGATGCATATACATGCAATGCGCTGCTTGGTGCCTTGAACAAAGTAAACCAACATGCTGATGCAATTCAGCTCTTTGAAAATATTAGAAGGGAGCAAATTTCTGTTCTCAGTTTACAAGTGTATCATACTGTTCTGATGTCTTATCAGAAGTTAGGGTTGTGGGAGAGAGCTTTGCAGCTGCTATGGCAGATGGAAGCTTCAGAAATGCATCTTACTAGTGCACCATATAACCTTGTTATTGGTGCTTGTGAGGTTGCAAAGCAGCCGAAGGTTGCGTTGCAGATTTATGACCACATGGTTCATCAGAAATGCTCTCCGGACATATTCACTCTATTATCACTGATCAGAAGTTGCATTTGGGGTTCTCTGTGGGATAAAGTCGAGCACATACTAAAT CAGAACCCACCAAGTGGATATTTATACAATGCTGCTGTTCAAGGGTTGTTTTTAAGAGGAaatattgattttggaatgaGACTGTACGCGAAAATGAAAGAGTTGAATCTCAACGTTGATGGAAAAACACGTGCTATGGTGCTGCAAAACCTTTCAAAAGATCCAAGAAGGGTATAG
- the LOC113698972 gene encoding uncharacterized protein, translated as MDNSRMGAEMQQNPPLLNPPTISSSTVQIDSYPGQIYYLQSQNPMPNSDPNCFTSSSLNALIVQPPGVDPSTPVTVKPIGSHVPSGYEAPQLSLAYTYSQAMASASAPYYQDPNAAITPYCLNTYAEGITMPSTAAQKLVTANSGSILWTNSTTGSHKTSAWKKCPKKIKVVQSAWCEICRVDCNSKNVLDQHKLGKKHKKNLEKLIVANTSMVAPATISASVPPAASTVSDNPVIGPQENPDKAKSAVSQNGRKKAADAEDLETKRKKIVEGGAAVDAVRTCAICNVVCNSETVFRYHLAGQKHAAMMKKHAQHAFATGVAAAT; from the exons ATGGACAATAGCAGGATGGGGGCTGAAATGCAGCAAAACCCACCATTATTAAACCCGCCTACTATCTCCTCCTCAACTGTACAGATAGATTCGTATCCTGGACAAATTTATTACCTCCAATCCCAAAACCCTATGCCTAACTCTGATCCTAATTGCTTTACAAGTAGTAGTTTGAATGCGCTAATAGTTCAACCACCTGGGGTTGATCCCAGCACGCCTGTGACTGTGAAGCCGATTGGCAGCCACGTTCCTTCTGGTTATGAAGCGCCCCAACTGAGCTTGGCCTACACTTATTCCCAGGCCATGGCCTCTGCCTCTGCTCCCTATTATCAAGATCCAAACGCTGCTATTACGCCGTATTGTTTGAATACTTATGCCGAG GGTATAACAATGCCTTCAACTGCTGCACAGAAACTGGTGACCGCCAATTCAGGTTCCATTTTATGGACCAACTCGACTACTGGTTCACACAAAACTAGTGCTTGGAAAAAGTGCCCCAAGAAAATAAAGGTTGTACAATCTGCCTGGTGTGAGATTTGTAGAGTTGACTGTAATAGCAAAAACGTTCTTGACCAGCATAAGTTGGGAAAGAAACACAAGAAGAATCTGGAGAAATTAATAGTAGCAAATACAAGCATGGTGGCACCTGCTACTATTTCAGCTTCTGTTCCTCCTGCTGCGTCAACAGTTTCTGATAACCCAGTGATTGGACCGCAGGAAAACCCTGATAAGGCAAAATCTGCGGTTAGCCAAAATGGGCGTAAGAAAGCAGCGGATGCCGAGGATTTGGAgacaaagaggaaaaaaattgtGGAAGGAGGGGCAGCAGTAGATGCTGTCCGAACATGTGCCATATGCAATGTGGTTTGCAATAGTGAGACAGTTTTTAGATATCATCTTGCTGGTCAAAAGCATGCTGCCATGATGAAGAAGCATGCTCAGCATGCTTTTGCAACAGGAGTGGCTGCTGCCACCTAA
- the LOC140010369 gene encoding uncharacterized protein isoform X2 → MDAEMEGEESEGSRGGKVMEGVASIALLPSGSISGHFIQLPNSLCLGLRGTELACERECSRGEDYRLIRLTVTDFNSGREKDVVVECRGHDAARMCNVDHAHGWEKDVVGMLEPKEGKHKIIISFECETLKADEAAEDHIKKFMPKLAGMDAVAIGYLSTTPKALEMILLTSAG, encoded by the exons ATGG ATGCAGAAATGGAAGGAGAAGAAAGTGAAGGAAGTAGGGGAGGGAAGGTTATGGAAGGAGTAGCGTCAATAGCGCTGTTGCCAAGTGGGTCCATCTCAGGCCACTTCATTCAGCTTCCCAACTCTCTCTGCCTTGGCCTCCGTGGCACTG AGTTAGCCTGTGAAAGAGAATGCAGCAGGGGAGAGGACTACCGCTTGATCAGGCTCACCGTTACAGACTTCAAT AGTGGAAGGGAGAAGGACGTGGTGGTGGAATGCAGAGGGCATGATGCTGCCAGAATGTGTAATGTTGATCATGCTCATGG GTGGGAAAAGGACGTTGTGGGTATGCTTGAACCAAAGGAGGGGAAGCACAAGATTATTATTTCTTTCGAGTGTGAGACTTTGAAAGCTGATGAAGCAGCAGAGGACCACATCAAGAAGTTCATGCCGAAATTAGCTGGGATGGATGCCGTTG CTATCGGGTACCTGTCTACGACCCCCAAAGCATTGGAAATGATTCTC TTAACATCGGCCGGATGA